From a region of the Eulemur rufifrons isolate Redbay chromosome 7, OSU_ERuf_1, whole genome shotgun sequence genome:
- the ABHD5 gene encoding 1-acylglycerol-3-phosphate O-acyltransferase ABHD5 isoform X2, with protein sequence MAAEEEEVDSANTGSGWITGWLPTWCPTSMSHLKEAEEKILKCVPCTYKKEPVHISHGNKIWTLKCSHNIPNKTPLVLLHGFGGGLGLWALNFGDLCTDRPVYAFDLLGFGRSSRPRFDSDAEEAENQFVESIEEWRCALRLDKVILLGHNLGGFLAAAYSLKYPSRVSHLILVEPWGFPERPDLADQDRPIPVWIRALGAALTPFNPLASLRIAGPFGLSLVQRLRPDFKRKYSSMFEDDTVTEYIYHCNVQTPSGETAFKNMTIPYGWAKRPMLQRIGKMHPDIPVSVIFGARSCIDGNSGISIQSLRPQSYVKTIAILGAGHYVYADQPEEFNQKVKEICDTVD encoded by the exons GTCAGGATGGATAACTGGCTGGCTCCCTACATGGTGCCCTACATCTATGTCACACCTTAAAGAAGctgaagagaaaattttaaaat gTGTCCCTTGCACATACAAAAAAGAACCTGTTCATATAtctcatggaaataaaatatggacACTGAAGTGCTCTCATAATATTCCAAATAAGACTCCACTTGTCCTCCTGCATGGTTTTGGAGGCGGTCTTGGACTCTGGGCACTGAATTTTGGAGATCTTTGCACTGATAGGCCTGTCTATGCTTTTGACCTACTGGGCTTTGGACGCAGTAGTAGACCCAGGTTTGACAGCGATGCTGAAGAAGCGGAGAATCAGTTTGTGGAATCCATTGAAGAATGGAGATGTGCCCTAAGATTGGACAAAGTGATCTTGCTTGGGCACAACCTAGGTGGCTTCCTGGCTGCTGCTTACTCACTGAAGTACCCATCAAG GGTTAGTCATCTCATTTTAGTGGAGCCTTGGGGTTTTCCTGAACGACCAGACCTTGCTGATCAAGACAGACCAATTCCAGTTTGGATCAGAGCTTTGGGAGCAGCTTTGACTCCCTTTAACCCTTTAGCTAGCCTCAGGATTGCAGGACCCTTTG GTTTAAGTCTCGTGCAGCGTTTAAGGCCTGATTTCAAACGGAAGTATTCTTCAATGTTTGAAGATGATACCGTGACGGAATACATCTACCACTGTAATGTACAGACTCCAAG TGGTGAGACAGCTTTCAAGAATATGACTATTCCTTATGGATGGGCAAAAAGGCCAATGCTCCAGCGAATAGGTAAAATGCACCCTGACATTCCAGTCTCAGTGATCTTTGGCGCCCGATCCTGCATAGATGGCAATTCTGGCATCAGCATCCAGTCATTACGACCACAGTCATATGTGAAGACAATA GCTATTCTGGGGGCAGGGCATTATGTATATGCAGATCAACCAGAAGAGTTCAATCAGAAAGTAAAGGAAATCTGTGACACCGTGGACTGA
- the ABHD5 gene encoding 1-acylglycerol-3-phosphate O-acyltransferase ABHD5 isoform X3, translating to MAKSLCPASVFRSGWITGWLPTWCPTSMSHLKEAEEKILKCVPCTYKKEPVHISHGNKIWTLKCSHNIPNKTPLVLLHGFGGGLGLWALNFGDLCTDRPVYAFDLLGFGRSSRPRFDSDAEEAENQFVESIEEWRCALRLDKVILLGHNLGGFLAAAYSLKYPSRVSHLILVEPWGFPERPDLADQDRPIPVWIRALGAALTPFNPLASLRIAGPFGLSLVQRLRPDFKRKYSSMFEDDTVTEYIYHCNVQTPSGETAFKNMTIPYGWAKRPMLQRIGKMHPDIPVSVIFGARSCIDGNSGISIQSLRPQSYVKTIAILGAGHYVYADQPEEFNQKVKEICDTVD from the exons GTCAGGATGGATAACTGGCTGGCTCCCTACATGGTGCCCTACATCTATGTCACACCTTAAAGAAGctgaagagaaaattttaaaat gTGTCCCTTGCACATACAAAAAAGAACCTGTTCATATAtctcatggaaataaaatatggacACTGAAGTGCTCTCATAATATTCCAAATAAGACTCCACTTGTCCTCCTGCATGGTTTTGGAGGCGGTCTTGGACTCTGGGCACTGAATTTTGGAGATCTTTGCACTGATAGGCCTGTCTATGCTTTTGACCTACTGGGCTTTGGACGCAGTAGTAGACCCAGGTTTGACAGCGATGCTGAAGAAGCGGAGAATCAGTTTGTGGAATCCATTGAAGAATGGAGATGTGCCCTAAGATTGGACAAAGTGATCTTGCTTGGGCACAACCTAGGTGGCTTCCTGGCTGCTGCTTACTCACTGAAGTACCCATCAAG GGTTAGTCATCTCATTTTAGTGGAGCCTTGGGGTTTTCCTGAACGACCAGACCTTGCTGATCAAGACAGACCAATTCCAGTTTGGATCAGAGCTTTGGGAGCAGCTTTGACTCCCTTTAACCCTTTAGCTAGCCTCAGGATTGCAGGACCCTTTG GTTTAAGTCTCGTGCAGCGTTTAAGGCCTGATTTCAAACGGAAGTATTCTTCAATGTTTGAAGATGATACCGTGACGGAATACATCTACCACTGTAATGTACAGACTCCAAG TGGTGAGACAGCTTTCAAGAATATGACTATTCCTTATGGATGGGCAAAAAGGCCAATGCTCCAGCGAATAGGTAAAATGCACCCTGACATTCCAGTCTCAGTGATCTTTGGCGCCCGATCCTGCATAGATGGCAATTCTGGCATCAGCATCCAGTCATTACGACCACAGTCATATGTGAAGACAATA GCTATTCTGGGGGCAGGGCATTATGTATATGCAGATCAACCAGAAGAGTTCAATCAGAAAGTAAAGGAAATCTGTGACACCGTGGACTGA
- the ABHD5 gene encoding 1-acylglycerol-3-phosphate O-acyltransferase ABHD5 isoform X1, whose amino-acid sequence MAAEEEEVDSANTGQRSGWITGWLPTWCPTSMSHLKEAEEKILKCVPCTYKKEPVHISHGNKIWTLKCSHNIPNKTPLVLLHGFGGGLGLWALNFGDLCTDRPVYAFDLLGFGRSSRPRFDSDAEEAENQFVESIEEWRCALRLDKVILLGHNLGGFLAAAYSLKYPSRVSHLILVEPWGFPERPDLADQDRPIPVWIRALGAALTPFNPLASLRIAGPFGLSLVQRLRPDFKRKYSSMFEDDTVTEYIYHCNVQTPSGETAFKNMTIPYGWAKRPMLQRIGKMHPDIPVSVIFGARSCIDGNSGISIQSLRPQSYVKTIAILGAGHYVYADQPEEFNQKVKEICDTVD is encoded by the exons GTCAGGATGGATAACTGGCTGGCTCCCTACATGGTGCCCTACATCTATGTCACACCTTAAAGAAGctgaagagaaaattttaaaat gTGTCCCTTGCACATACAAAAAAGAACCTGTTCATATAtctcatggaaataaaatatggacACTGAAGTGCTCTCATAATATTCCAAATAAGACTCCACTTGTCCTCCTGCATGGTTTTGGAGGCGGTCTTGGACTCTGGGCACTGAATTTTGGAGATCTTTGCACTGATAGGCCTGTCTATGCTTTTGACCTACTGGGCTTTGGACGCAGTAGTAGACCCAGGTTTGACAGCGATGCTGAAGAAGCGGAGAATCAGTTTGTGGAATCCATTGAAGAATGGAGATGTGCCCTAAGATTGGACAAAGTGATCTTGCTTGGGCACAACCTAGGTGGCTTCCTGGCTGCTGCTTACTCACTGAAGTACCCATCAAG GGTTAGTCATCTCATTTTAGTGGAGCCTTGGGGTTTTCCTGAACGACCAGACCTTGCTGATCAAGACAGACCAATTCCAGTTTGGATCAGAGCTTTGGGAGCAGCTTTGACTCCCTTTAACCCTTTAGCTAGCCTCAGGATTGCAGGACCCTTTG GTTTAAGTCTCGTGCAGCGTTTAAGGCCTGATTTCAAACGGAAGTATTCTTCAATGTTTGAAGATGATACCGTGACGGAATACATCTACCACTGTAATGTACAGACTCCAAG TGGTGAGACAGCTTTCAAGAATATGACTATTCCTTATGGATGGGCAAAAAGGCCAATGCTCCAGCGAATAGGTAAAATGCACCCTGACATTCCAGTCTCAGTGATCTTTGGCGCCCGATCCTGCATAGATGGCAATTCTGGCATCAGCATCCAGTCATTACGACCACAGTCATATGTGAAGACAATA GCTATTCTGGGGGCAGGGCATTATGTATATGCAGATCAACCAGAAGAGTTCAATCAGAAAGTAAAGGAAATCTGTGACACCGTGGACTGA